In Planctomycetia bacterium, a genomic segment contains:
- a CDS encoding glycine C-acetyltransferase — translation MPNRQFNERTDALLAGLRQSGQYKRLAYVTGPMSATATIQGRGPVIVLCSNNYLGLADHPEVVAAGHDGLRAYGAGTASVRFICGTLACHREIEETIARFVGAPSALTYVSCWNANEALLPTIAGEGDVILSDELNHASIIDSCRLVRGATKAVYRHSDLNDLETKLREHADKAARFVITDGVFSMEGDVARLPEIVELCRRYEALLIVDDSHGVGVLGKTGRGTPEHFGLLNEIDILTGTLGKALGGAAGGYVAASQAVIDLLVQRSRPSLFSNALPATVAYSARRAIEIVEREPERVARLHANVAAMRAGLSRLGFDLHDSPTAIIPIMIGDAAAAIAKSERLLELGVMVVGFGFPVVPQGQARLRVQVSAALEPEHIEQALEAFARL, via the coding sequence ATGCCCAATCGCCAATTCAACGAACGCACCGACGCCCTCCTGGCCGGTCTCCGGCAATCCGGCCAATACAAGCGGCTGGCCTACGTCACCGGTCCGATGTCGGCCACCGCCACGATCCAAGGCCGCGGCCCGGTGATTGTGCTCTGCTCCAACAATTACCTTGGCCTGGCCGACCATCCGGAAGTAGTCGCCGCCGGCCACGACGGCCTCCGGGCGTACGGCGCCGGCACGGCCAGCGTCCGCTTCATCTGCGGGACGTTGGCCTGCCATCGCGAGATCGAGGAAACGATCGCCCGCTTCGTCGGCGCACCGAGCGCGCTCACTTACGTCAGTTGCTGGAACGCCAACGAAGCTTTGTTGCCCACGATCGCTGGCGAAGGGGACGTGATTCTCTCCGACGAGTTGAATCACGCCAGCATCATCGACAGTTGCCGCCTGGTCCGCGGCGCGACGAAGGCGGTCTACCGGCACAGTGATCTCAACGACTTGGAAACCAAGCTGCGCGAGCACGCCGACAAGGCGGCCCGATTCGTGATCACCGACGGCGTCTTCAGCATGGAAGGCGACGTTGCCCGGTTGCCGGAGATTGTTGAGCTATGCCGTCGCTACGAGGCGCTGCTCATCGTAGACGACTCGCACGGCGTCGGCGTCCTCGGCAAAACGGGGCGCGGCACGCCGGAACATTTCGGCCTGCTCAACGAAATCGACATCCTCACCGGCACCCTCGGCAAAGCGCTCGGCGGCGCAGCCGGCGGCTACGTAGCCGCTTCACAGGCGGTGATCGATCTGCTGGTCCAGCGCAGTCGGCCCAGCTTGTTTTCCAACGCGCTGCCCGCCACCGTCGCCTACAGCGCGCGGCGTGCGATCGAAATCGTTGAACGTGAACCTGAGCGCGTCGCGCGACTACATGCCAACGTCGCCGCCATGCGCGCCGGACTGAGCCGCCTCGGTTTCGACCTGCATGATTCTCCCACGGCGATCATCCCGATCATGATCGGCGACGCGGCCGCAGCGATCGCCAAGAGCGAACGCCTGCTGGAACTCGGCGTGATGGTCGTCGGCTTCGGCTTCCCGGTCGTCCCTCAGGGTCAGGCCCGGCTTCGCGTGCAGGTCTCCGCGGCGCTCGAGCCGGAACACATCGAACAAGCCCTGGAAGCCTTCGCAAGACTCTAG
- a CDS encoding cofactor-independent phosphoglycerate mutase codes for MKYAIIIPDGCADEPQATLGGKTPLQAARTPAMDAIAAAGVVGRANNVPASLPAGSDVANLSLLGYDPLQNFTGRAPLEAAAQGLELGPNDWAIRCNLVTVEQQMMRDFTAGHISTAEATQLLATCQEHLGGDQLRFVPGVSYRNLLLYKPGAGQSPFSTDTRATPPHDLTDKSVLDDYPRGPGSDVLNQLMCDSEPLFADHPVNRARIAAGKLPATNIWLWGQGRRPALPPFAEMHGIQGAMITAVDLLRGLAALLGWKRIEVPGATGYLDTDYAAKGRYAIDAIGSTDLICVHVEATDEASHEGRAEAKIEALEQIDQHIVGPLHEALKKQGEYRILVSPDHPTPLRTKTHSHGFVPLAICGAGITPDAVTTYDEAAAGAAALSFAEGWRMMDYFLHLKR; via the coding sequence ATGAAATATGCCATCATCATTCCGGACGGCTGCGCGGACGAGCCGCAGGCCACGTTGGGGGGAAAAACCCCGCTCCAGGCCGCGCGCACGCCGGCGATGGACGCCATCGCCGCCGCGGGCGTCGTCGGCCGGGCGAACAACGTGCCGGCCTCCCTGCCGGCCGGTTCGGACGTGGCAAATCTGAGCTTGTTGGGCTACGACCCGCTCCAGAATTTCACCGGCCGAGCGCCCTTGGAAGCCGCCGCGCAGGGCTTGGAACTAGGCCCGAATGACTGGGCGATCCGCTGCAATCTGGTGACGGTCGAACAGCAGATGATGCGCGACTTCACCGCCGGACACATTTCCACGGCAGAAGCGACGCAGTTGCTGGCCACGTGCCAGGAGCATCTGGGCGGGGACCAACTTCGCTTTGTGCCAGGCGTGAGCTACCGCAACTTGCTGTTGTACAAGCCTGGCGCAGGGCAGTCCCCGTTCAGCACCGACACTCGCGCGACACCGCCGCACGACTTGACGGACAAATCGGTGCTGGACGACTACCCGCGCGGGCCAGGCAGCGACGTATTGAATCAATTGATGTGCGACAGCGAGCCGCTGTTCGCGGATCATCCGGTGAATCGAGCGCGGATCGCGGCGGGTAAGCTGCCGGCGACGAATATCTGGCTCTGGGGGCAAGGCCGCCGCCCGGCGTTGCCCCCGTTCGCGGAGATGCACGGCATTCAAGGCGCGATGATCACCGCGGTGGATCTTTTGCGTGGTTTGGCGGCGCTCTTAGGTTGGAAGCGAATTGAAGTCCCTGGGGCGACGGGCTATCTCGATACGGACTACGCGGCGAAGGGACGCTATGCGATCGACGCGATCGGCAGCACCGATCTGATCTGCGTGCATGTCGAAGCGACGGACGAAGCGTCGCACGAAGGGCGGGCCGAGGCGAAGATCGAGGCGCTCGAGCAAATCGACCAGCACATCGTCGGGCCGCTGCACGAAGCTCTCAAGAAACAAGGCGAGTACCGTATCCTGGTTTCGCCGGATCACCCGACGCCGCTTAGAACCAAAACCCACAGCCACGGTTTCGTGCCGCTGGCGATCTGCGGCGCCGGCATCACGCCGGACGCCGTGACGACGTACGACGAAGCGGCGGCCGGCGCTGCGGCGTTATCATTCGCCGAGGGGTGGCGGATGATGGATTACTTTCTGCATTTGAAACGGTGA
- the pruA gene encoding L-glutamate gamma-semialdehyde dehydrogenase has protein sequence MDDFTGADLAAIERTTQEVGRQLLAAASARQPNVLERRWWEDRIMSWAMQDESVKVQMFRFVDVLPMLDASEAVLRHLHEYFDEVRQFLPSAVRMGLAVAQPDSLAGRALAIAARRNAMNHARRFIAGTNADEVLSAAVRQRKLRRAFTLDLLGEAVASEAEAERYLQAYLGLIESIAPIANAWPEAPQVDRADYGLLPRMNVSIKLSALDCRFDAIDPEGTSRRVGARLRKLLRVARERRTYVHVDMESYKTKDLTLRIFQEILLEEEFCDLADVGIVIQCYLRDALDDLAQLRDWAKHRGTPVWVRLVKGAYWDYETVHAQATGWPIPVFQEKWESDACFEQATRFVLRNRQWLRPALGSHNLRSLAHGIAVSRHLGLPTNSLEMQMLYGMGDAEKDAIVQMGYRLRVYMPFGELIPGMAYLVRRLLENTSNDSFLRASFTEHVAPEKLLMNPLDAQRAPLSAERQDASHHDGPFAPRFRNEPPADFTKPAARHAMQTAIDAARAQFGRHHRLMIGGREIDTPTKIVSLNPSHLKQIVGTTASADAKLAADGVTTAHAAWPAWSALGAAQRAEYLRAVAEGMRRRRWELSAWIVHETGKGWRESDADVCEAIDFCEFYAQQAIFLETSQGVDVPGEENRFIYQSRGVAAVIAPWNFPLAILTGMAVAALATGNTVVMKPAEQSSIVAAKLMELFVAAQLPAGVVNFLPGDGAAAGAALVEHPQTAIIAFTGSLQVGLAIHARAADTSPQAVSGVKRVIAEMGGKNAIIVDDDADLDEAVLSVVQSAFGYQGQKCSACSRVIVLERIHSVFVERLVEAARSLSIGPAEAPGTDVGPVIDAEAFARIQDYCRLAEQEGRVALASDVGTLAGEGYYVGPRIVTDVSPQSRLAQEEIFGPVLAVLRVKDFAEALRVANGTEYALTGGVFSRSPAHLDQARREFQVGNLYLNRAITGALVNRQPFGGFKMSGIGSKAGGADYLLQFVVPRTITENTMRRGFAPPAE, from the coding sequence ATGGACGACTTTACTGGAGCGGACCTCGCGGCAATCGAACGGACGACTCAAGAAGTCGGCCGGCAGTTGCTGGCCGCCGCTTCGGCCCGGCAGCCGAACGTGCTGGAACGACGCTGGTGGGAAGACCGAATCATGTCCTGGGCGATGCAGGACGAGTCGGTCAAGGTGCAGATGTTCCGTTTTGTGGACGTGTTGCCGATGCTCGATGCAAGCGAGGCGGTGCTCCGGCATCTGCACGAGTACTTCGACGAAGTGCGTCAGTTTCTGCCGTCGGCCGTGCGGATGGGGCTCGCCGTGGCGCAGCCGGATTCGTTGGCCGGTCGCGCGCTAGCGATCGCGGCACGCCGCAACGCGATGAACCATGCACGGCGTTTCATCGCCGGCACAAACGCCGATGAAGTTTTGAGCGCCGCAGTGCGACAGCGCAAGCTACGGCGCGCGTTCACGCTCGATTTGTTGGGCGAGGCCGTGGCCAGCGAGGCGGAAGCGGAACGTTATCTGCAAGCCTACCTCGGCTTGATCGAATCGATCGCGCCCATAGCGAACGCCTGGCCCGAGGCGCCGCAGGTCGATCGCGCCGACTACGGTCTGCTGCCGCGGATGAACGTCTCCATTAAGCTTTCGGCGCTTGATTGCCGGTTCGACGCGATCGACCCCGAAGGGACGTCGCGGCGCGTCGGGGCGCGGTTGCGAAAGTTGCTGCGCGTCGCGCGCGAGCGGCGGACATACGTGCATGTCGATATGGAGTCGTACAAGACGAAAGATCTCACGCTCCGCATCTTTCAGGAGATCTTGCTGGAAGAAGAATTCTGCGACCTGGCCGACGTAGGCATTGTGATTCAATGCTATCTCCGCGACGCGCTGGACGATTTGGCGCAGCTACGGGATTGGGCCAAGCACCGCGGCACGCCGGTGTGGGTGCGGTTGGTGAAAGGGGCGTACTGGGACTACGAGACAGTGCATGCGCAAGCCACCGGCTGGCCAATTCCGGTATTTCAAGAGAAGTGGGAATCGGACGCCTGCTTCGAGCAAGCGACTCGCTTCGTGTTGCGAAACCGACAATGGCTGCGTCCGGCGCTCGGCAGTCATAACCTGCGCTCCTTAGCGCACGGCATTGCCGTCTCGCGACACTTGGGCCTGCCGACCAACTCGCTCGAAATGCAGATGCTCTACGGAATGGGCGACGCCGAGAAGGACGCAATTGTGCAGATGGGATATCGCCTGCGCGTCTATATGCCGTTCGGAGAACTGATCCCGGGCATGGCGTATCTGGTGCGAAGACTGTTGGAAAATACTTCAAATGATTCCTTCCTACGGGCCAGCTTTACCGAGCATGTGGCCCCGGAGAAGTTGCTGATGAACCCGCTCGACGCGCAGCGCGCGCCCCTTTCCGCCGAACGCCAAGACGCATCGCATCACGACGGGCCATTCGCGCCGCGGTTTCGCAATGAACCGCCGGCCGATTTCACCAAGCCCGCTGCACGGCACGCGATGCAAACGGCGATCGATGCGGCTCGCGCGCAGTTCGGACGCCACCATCGGCTCATGATCGGCGGGCGCGAGATCGACACGCCTACCAAGATCGTGTCGCTGAATCCATCGCATTTGAAACAAATCGTCGGCACGACGGCCTCGGCGGACGCAAAGTTGGCCGCGGACGGTGTGACGACCGCGCATGCCGCGTGGCCGGCATGGAGCGCGCTCGGTGCTGCGCAACGCGCCGAGTACTTGCGCGCCGTCGCAGAGGGCATGCGCCGCCGGCGCTGGGAATTGTCCGCGTGGATCGTGCATGAAACCGGTAAGGGCTGGCGCGAGTCCGACGCAGACGTCTGCGAGGCCATCGACTTTTGCGAGTTTTATGCCCAGCAAGCGATCTTCCTGGAAACATCGCAGGGCGTCGACGTGCCGGGCGAAGAAAACCGGTTCATCTATCAATCGCGCGGCGTGGCGGCCGTGATCGCGCCGTGGAATTTTCCGCTCGCGATTCTGACCGGCATGGCCGTGGCGGCGCTCGCCACGGGCAATACCGTGGTGATGAAGCCGGCGGAACAGTCTTCGATCGTCGCCGCGAAGCTGATGGAACTGTTCGTCGCGGCGCAACTGCCCGCGGGTGTTGTCAACTTTTTGCCCGGCGATGGCGCGGCGGCCGGCGCGGCGCTGGTGGAGCATCCGCAAACTGCGATCATCGCCTTCACCGGTTCGCTTCAAGTTGGCTTGGCAATCCACGCCCGAGCGGCGGACACGTCGCCGCAAGCGGTCAGCGGCGTGAAACGCGTGATCGCCGAAATGGGGGGTAAGAACGCCATCATCGTCGACGACGACGCCGACCTCGACGAGGCGGTGCTGAGCGTGGTGCAAAGCGCGTTCGGCTATCAAGGGCAGAAGTGTTCCGCATGCTCGCGCGTGATTGTGTTGGAACGCATTCACTCCGTATTTGTCGAACGCCTGGTCGAAGCGGCGCGGAGCCTGTCGATCGGGCCCGCCGAAGCCCCCGGGACCGACGTCGGACCGGTGATCGACGCCGAGGCCTTCGCGCGGATTCAGGACTATTGCCGGCTCGCGGAACAGGAAGGACGCGTGGCGCTGGCAAGCGACGTTGGCACATTGGCGGGCGAGGGTTACTACGTCGGCCCACGGATTGTCACGGACGTATCGCCGCAGTCGCGTTTAGCTCAAGAAGAAATCTTTGGGCCCGTGCTGGCGGTGCTCCGCGTGAAAGATTTCGCGGAAGCGTTGCGGGTGGCGAATGGTACGGAGTACGCCCTTACGGGCGGAGTGTTTTCGCGCAGCCCAGCGCACCTGGACCAGGCACGGCGCGAGTTTCAGGTCGGCAATCTTTATCTGAACCGTGCGATCACCGGCGCGCTTGTCAATCGCCAACCGTTCGGCGGCTTCAAAATGTCGGGCATCGGCAGCAAGGCCGGCGGCGCGGATTATTTGCTGCAGTTCGTGGTGCCGCGGACGATCACCGAAAACACGATGCGCCGCGGGTTCGCTCCACCGGCTGAATGA
- a CDS encoding HAMP domain-containing sensor histidine kinase has protein sequence MTENATPDITWPIRYQLLLPNLGVLGFAIVGAALLGAVWSGRVADRRIEHQLHSMAATLANSRFPLTDAVLAQVRDLSGTQLAVTNQAGKVVTLSDPALAAFPFQELSPLRSGNTERVKVISDRQGEQYLHCTVALNSRSANTRGETLHVLFPHALWWDAVATAVWPPLLVGLVGAGIGVPTGLRLAWRIAERIERLRQHLAQLAAGRTERLIVDGPHDELRSLAVAANQLADQLDGFRQTIQRQERLAVVGQWNAGLLHQLRNCAAGAQMAVRIHRKHCIYGDVESLDVAARQLDLLSDHVQRSLVMGREERPARGSCQVGEARQEIMRLLSPMLRHRRVTLEWNGDADATIVPVSSENLRHLISNLLINAVDAAGAGGKVTVASTRSEDLRTCIHVRDSGPGLATEVVASAFEAFVTTKAEGIGLGLAICRRIMEDCGGSLSYRHGDGACFEAQFPAITADTLKTTETVSAGDTT, from the coding sequence ATGACTGAGAACGCCACACCGGACATCACCTGGCCGATTCGCTATCAGTTACTACTGCCGAACCTGGGCGTATTGGGGTTCGCGATTGTCGGCGCGGCGCTGTTGGGCGCCGTTTGGTCGGGGCGCGTGGCGGATCGGCGGATTGAGCACCAGTTGCATTCGATGGCGGCGACCTTGGCCAATTCTCGTTTTCCGTTGACGGACGCCGTGTTGGCGCAGGTGCGCGACCTTTCGGGAACGCAATTGGCGGTTACCAACCAAGCGGGCAAGGTCGTTACGTTGAGCGACCCTGCGCTGGCCGCGTTTCCGTTTCAGGAGCTCTCGCCGCTGCGATCGGGAAACACGGAGCGCGTGAAGGTCATCTCCGATCGACAAGGCGAACAGTATTTGCATTGCACCGTTGCGCTGAATTCGCGTTCCGCGAACACGCGGGGCGAGACGTTGCATGTGCTATTTCCGCATGCGCTGTGGTGGGACGCCGTCGCCACCGCGGTGTGGCCGCCGCTATTGGTGGGACTGGTCGGCGCGGGCATCGGCGTGCCGACAGGATTGCGTCTGGCGTGGCGGATCGCCGAACGCATCGAACGCCTGCGGCAACATTTGGCGCAACTCGCCGCGGGCCGGACGGAGCGACTTATTGTCGACGGGCCGCATGACGAGTTGCGTTCGCTCGCCGTCGCGGCGAATCAATTGGCGGATCAACTCGACGGTTTTCGACAGACGATTCAACGGCAGGAGCGACTGGCCGTCGTCGGGCAGTGGAACGCAGGGCTATTGCATCAACTGCGGAACTGCGCCGCCGGAGCGCAGATGGCCGTGAGGATTCATCGTAAGCACTGCATTTACGGCGACGTCGAAAGCTTGGACGTGGCGGCGCGGCAATTGGATTTGTTATCGGACCACGTGCAGCGTTCCTTGGTTATGGGACGCGAGGAGCGGCCCGCGCGCGGCAGTTGCCAAGTGGGAGAAGCGCGTCAGGAAATCATGCGGTTGCTCTCCCCGATGTTGCGACATCGCCGCGTGACGCTGGAATGGAATGGCGATGCCGACGCGACGATCGTGCCCGTCAGCTCCGAAAACCTGCGGCATTTGATTTCCAACTTGTTGATCAACGCGGTGGATGCGGCCGGGGCGGGTGGGAAGGTGACCGTAGCGTCGACGCGCAGCGAAGATCTGCGCACCTGCATTCACGTACGGGATTCCGGCCCGGGTTTGGCGACAGAGGTTGTTGCATCGGCCTTTGAGGCATTCGTCACCACCAAGGCTGAAGGAATTGGACTTGGGTTGGCGATTTGCCGGAGAATCATGGAAGACTGTGGCGGCAGCCTGAGCTATCGGCACGGCGACGGCGCGTGTTTCGAAGCGCAGTTTCCCGCTATAACTGCGGATACATTGAAGACTACTGAAACAGTGTCTGCCGGCGATACGACATAG
- a CDS encoding sigma-54 dependent transcriptional regulator produces the protein MSRVLVVDDEESICWALERVLTGEGHEVFSAATAEDALRCARQAPPDVIMLDVRLPGRDGLDAMSDLREASSAASVVVMTAFGDLDTAVRAMSQGASDYLTKPFDPDRAVAAVRQATRKRPAPSNESLVAAPGGMVGSSPPMQEVFKRIALAAPTEAPVLISGESGTGKELVAAALHRHSPRAERPLIPVNLAALSEGVAESELFGHVRGAFTGAVENRRGLLESADGGTLFLDEVSEIPLSLQVKLLRVLEQGQVAPVGGTIERQINVRLISATNRDLRTAVREGTFREDLYYRLAGFEIGLPPLRERGEDLLTLARHFLRAEWRGAERPDFSSDAISALRRRRWLGNVRELRHAVLHSAILARGGIIGAEHLPPPLEVGRAADGNIARRVQESVAQWADDLLAREPQAIDMYERLLSLVEPPALHKALDFHRGNRLEASRTLGLHRMTLRKKLRGATSEADTTEE, from the coding sequence TTGAGCCGCGTACTGGTAGTGGACGACGAAGAGAGCATTTGCTGGGCGCTGGAACGCGTGTTGACCGGCGAAGGACACGAAGTGTTTTCCGCTGCCACGGCGGAGGACGCCTTGCGATGCGCGCGTCAAGCGCCGCCGGACGTGATCATGTTGGACGTGCGGTTGCCGGGCCGTGACGGACTAGACGCGATGAGCGACCTGCGCGAGGCGTCGAGCGCCGCCTCCGTGGTGGTGATGACGGCATTCGGCGATCTCGATACCGCGGTCCGCGCGATGTCGCAAGGCGCTTCGGATTATCTCACGAAGCCGTTCGACCCGGATCGCGCCGTGGCAGCGGTGCGCCAAGCGACGCGCAAGCGGCCAGCGCCGTCGAACGAATCGCTCGTGGCGGCGCCGGGCGGCATGGTCGGTTCGAGCCCGCCGATGCAGGAAGTTTTTAAGCGCATTGCGCTGGCCGCGCCGACGGAAGCGCCGGTGCTGATCTCCGGCGAAAGCGGGACCGGCAAGGAATTGGTGGCCGCCGCCTTGCATCGACATTCCCCGCGCGCAGAACGGCCGTTAATTCCCGTGAATCTGGCCGCGCTCAGCGAAGGCGTCGCCGAGAGCGAGTTGTTCGGCCATGTGCGCGGCGCGTTCACCGGAGCGGTGGAAAATCGGCGCGGCCTTCTGGAATCGGCCGACGGCGGGACTTTGTTCCTGGATGAAGTGTCGGAGATTCCGCTGTCGCTGCAAGTCAAGCTGCTGCGCGTGCTGGAGCAAGGCCAGGTCGCGCCGGTCGGAGGGACGATCGAACGTCAGATCAACGTGCGCCTGATTTCGGCGACGAATCGCGACTTGCGCACCGCGGTGCGCGAAGGGACGTTTCGCGAGGATTTGTACTATCGTTTGGCCGGTTTCGAGATTGGACTTCCCCCTCTGCGCGAGCGCGGCGAAGATCTATTAACGTTGGCCCGGCACTTCTTGCGCGCGGAATGGCGAGGCGCGGAGCGACCGGATTTCTCCTCAGACGCAATCTCCGCGCTACGCCGCCGCCGTTGGCTGGGCAATGTCCGCGAGCTGCGCCATGCCGTGCTGCACAGCGCGATTCTGGCGCGCGGCGGCATCATCGGCGCGGAGCACTTGCCGCCGCCGCTGGAAGTGGGACGCGCTGCCGACGGGAACATCGCGCGACGCGTACAGGAATCCGTGGCGCAATGGGCGGACGATTTGCTCGCGCGGGAACCGCAGGCCATCGATATGTACGAGCGGCTATTGTCACTCGTCGAACCGCCCGCACTGCACAAAGCATTGGATTTCCATCGCGGCAATCGGTTGGAGGCCTCGCGCACACTTGGGTTGCATCGAATGACTCTCCGCAAGAAGCTGCGCGGCGCGACATCGGAAGCGGATACGACCGAGGAATAA
- a CDS encoding aspartate kinase: MPLIVQKFGGTSVADSQKILAAARRAIRAQQAGNQVVMVVSAMGHNTDMLVDLAQQINDDPPAREMDMLLSTGEQVSVALMAMAVEALGAKAISFTGAQIGIKTDSTHTKARIRSISTERMRKALDEGRIVIAAGFQGIDEDYNITTLGRGGSDTTAVALAAVLNADACEIYTDVDGVYTTDPRLLPEARRMTRVSYDEMLELASLGAGVMHSRSIEFGKKFDVPIHVRSSFTDIPGTMIVAESEVPGQAVGGAALTKDEARVTVASLPDRPGTSLALFSKIAAKNISVDMIVQNVGADGKADISFTVVRNDLQNTLRAVEEAARELGAGGVSHDDNVSKVSVVGLGMATQTGVADRMFRALAKAGVNIVMITTSEIKISVLVSREHSQAALRAVHQAFELEKPPVQPVVATTSQPSAAPSDIMAVVRRLQGMEDLTIDDVTLDDRQARVTITGVPDAPGVAAQVFEEVAAAGVFVDMIVQSYGAGGKADLSFTAPHKSLKTSLEVAERLAKQFGCRGVTYATKVAKLSVSGIGMRSHTEVAIRMFRCLADAGINVEMINTSEVRVNVVVDGAAGEKALACLQAAFQDVRG; this comes from the coding sequence ATGCCATTGATCGTCCAAAAATTCGGCGGCACCAGCGTTGCCGATAGCCAGAAGATTCTGGCCGCTGCGCGGCGCGCGATTCGCGCGCAGCAGGCCGGCAACCAGGTCGTCATGGTCGTGAGCGCCATGGGGCACAACACGGATATGCTCGTCGATCTGGCCCAGCAAATCAACGACGACCCGCCTGCCCGGGAGATGGACATGCTGCTCTCCACGGGCGAGCAAGTCAGCGTCGCGTTGATGGCCATGGCCGTCGAGGCGCTCGGTGCAAAGGCCATCAGCTTCACCGGCGCGCAGATCGGCATCAAGACCGACAGCACGCACACCAAGGCGCGGATTCGCTCGATCAGCACCGAGCGGATGCGGAAGGCGCTCGACGAAGGGCGGATCGTGATCGCCGCCGGGTTTCAGGGCATCGACGAGGACTACAACATCACCACGCTCGGCCGCGGCGGCAGCGATACAACCGCCGTGGCCCTGGCCGCGGTGCTCAACGCGGACGCCTGCGAAATCTACACCGACGTGGACGGCGTCTACACGACCGATCCGCGCCTGTTGCCCGAAGCCCGGCGGATGACGCGTGTCAGTTACGACGAGATGCTGGAATTGGCCAGCCTCGGCGCAGGCGTGATGCATAGCCGATCGATTGAATTCGGCAAGAAGTTCGACGTGCCGATTCACGTCCGCAGCAGCTTTACCGATATTCCCGGCACGATGATCGTCGCCGAGAGCGAAGTGCCCGGCCAGGCCGTCGGCGGTGCGGCGCTGACGAAAGACGAAGCCCGGGTTACCGTGGCGAGCCTGCCTGATCGCCCGGGGACGAGCCTGGCGCTGTTTTCCAAAATCGCCGCGAAAAACATCTCAGTTGACATGATCGTGCAGAACGTCGGCGCCGATGGAAAGGCGGATATTTCGTTCACAGTCGTGCGCAACGATCTACAGAACACGCTCCGGGCCGTCGAAGAAGCGGCCCGAGAGCTCGGCGCTGGGGGCGTGTCGCATGACGACAACGTCTCGAAAGTGTCGGTGGTCGGTCTCGGCATGGCGACGCAAACTGGCGTCGCCGATCGCATGTTCCGGGCGCTCGCCAAGGCCGGCGTGAACATCGTGATGATCACCACGAGCGAAATCAAAATCTCCGTACTCGTTTCGCGCGAGCACTCCCAAGCGGCGCTTCGCGCGGTACACCAGGCGTTCGAGTTGGAAAAACCGCCGGTGCAGCCAGTCGTCGCGACGACGTCACAACCGTCCGCCGCGCCGTCGGACATCATGGCCGTCGTGCGACGACTGCAAGGCATGGAAGACTTAACGATTGACGACGTGACACTCGACGATCGACAGGCTCGCGTGACCATCACCGGCGTGCCGGATGCGCCGGGCGTGGCCGCGCAGGTCTTTGAGGAAGTCGCGGCGGCCGGCGTGTTCGTGGACATGATCGTGCAGAGCTACGGGGCTGGCGGCAAGGCGGACCTGAGCTTTACGGCGCCGCACAAGTCGCTGAAGACGTCGCTGGAAGTGGCGGAGCGATTGGCCAAGCAATTTGGCTGCCGCGGCGTGACGTACGCCACGAAGGTGGCCAAGCTCTCCGTCTCCGGCATCGGGATGCGCAGTCACACGGAAGTGGCCATTCGCATGTTCCGCTGCCTGGCGGACGCCGGCATCAACGTCGAGATGATCAATACCAGCGAAGTGCGCGTGAACGTCGTTGTCGACGGAGCCGCGGGCGAGAAGGCCCTGGCCTGTTTGCAAGCGGCGTTTCAGGATGTCCGCGGGTAG